A part of Candidatus Bathyarchaeota archaeon genomic DNA contains:
- a CDS encoding PQQ-binding-like beta-propeller repeat protein, whose amino-acid sequence MQPAIAVPDSASWPMFHADPAHTGYTSANGPLTNRTLWTYQTGGDVFSSPCVVNGILYVGSDDNNVYALNASSGEKLWNYSTGDTVESSPCVVNGLLYVGSHDSNVYALNALTGTKIWNYSTGGWVISSPCVVDGVVYVSSGDSNVYALNASTGTKLWSHAAGWFGAESSPCVADGVVYLGTDHFYVYALNASTGSNIWSYDIGEYVDYSPCFADGVVYIGSGSGITADGHVTAFNASSGEKIWTYTAEHLGITADGWVMSCPSIVDGIVYVGSNNHNLYALNSSTGNLIWNYTTDGWVASSPCVANDIVYVGSTDWNIYAINASSGSKIWSYIAGSAIRSSPCMANGIVYVGSSDNKVYAFGEAEADVFYITASAGEGGSINPSGVVPVNRGGNQSFIITPDAGFSIADVQVNGVPLGPLASYKFSNLMANATIHATFSPNTYTITLNTIGSGSISRNSSEPYVYGQAVNLTASPSIGWVFSGWSGDASGKSNPETIIMDSNKTVTATFIQNAYILTVNTVGEGSVQRNATEPYSYGQVISLTANAASGWAFQGWSGDLTGKTNPDTIIMYANKTVTATFARQNLTGNTIVFTQTGLPDGTAWSVKFNNIKITSTQSTITFDNITKGTYCWAIQTPIAGTTGVRYVTKATCGIMTVPLQTSKNVTFTTQYQLTINTVGLASNHHTTIWLCRNIRGTASNNVPFIMWFNAGDHTGSIGASALIADSCTKSKFTSWNNTVDSNPHPSITMNSPVTLTANYDTKVKVTFKVTGVPVFFRGPVVNIDGYDYTRFQLPSTFWWSLSSNHTFQYYSPLSVNCNIQSIWVSTCGLSTQQAATVTLNNAGVITANYCFKCT is encoded by the coding sequence ATGCAGCCTGCAATCGCTGTTCCAGATTCAGCCTCATGGCCAATGTTTCACGCAGACCCAGCTCACACAGGATACACATCGGCCAACGGTCCATTAACCAATCGCACACTATGGACTTATCAAACAGGTGGAGACGTGTTTTCTTCTCCCTGTGTAGTTAACGGCATACTCTATGTGGGCTCAGATGACAATAACGTGTATGCCTTGAATGCTTCTTCGGGCGAAAAACTTTGGAACTACAGCACAGGCGATACGGTGGAATCATCCCCTTGTGTTGTCAACGGATTACTTTATGTGGGTTCCCATGACAGTAACGTGTACGCCTTGAATGCTTTAACGGGTACAAAAATTTGGAACTACTCAACTGGAGGTTGGGTAATCTCTTCTCCCTGCGTTGTTGATGGCGTCGTCTATGTGAGCTCTGGGGATAGCAATGTGTATGCCTTGAACGCTTCCACAGGCACTAAGCTTTGGAGCCATGCAGCAGGTTGGTTTGGTGCAGAGAGTTCGCCCTGTGTTGCTGACGGCGTTGTCTATTTAGGCACAGACCATTTCTATGTGTATGCTTTGAATGCTTCGACCGGTTCAAACATTTGGAGCTATGACATAGGTGAGTACGTAGACTATTCTCCCTGCTTTGCTGATGGCGTAGTCTACATCGGGTCAGGCAGTGGCATCACGGCTGATGGCCATGTAACTGCTTTTAACGCCTCTTCCGGCGAAAAGATTTGGACCTACACAGCCGAGCATTTAGGAATAACAGCGGATGGCTGGGTGATGTCATGCCCCAGCATCGTTGATGGCATAGTCTATGTAGGCTCAAACAATCATAACCTGTATGCTCTAAATTCCTCCACTGGTAATCTGATATGGAACTACACAACAGACGGTTGGGTAGCCTCTTCCCCATGTGTCGCCAATGATATAGTTTATGTAGGCTCAACTGACTGGAATATTTACGCCATTAACGCTTCAAGTGGCTCAAAAATTTGGAGTTACATAGCGGGTTCAGCCATTCGATCATCTCCCTGCATGGCTAATGGTATAGTCTATGTGGGCTCATCTGACAATAAAGTCTACGCTTTTGGTGAAGCTGAAGCGGATGTATTTTATATCACGGCATCCGCGGGTGAAGGAGGCTCAATTAATCCAAGCGGAGTGGTGCCAGTCAACCGCGGCGGTAATCAATCTTTCATCATTACACCCGACGCTGGTTTCTCCATAGCTGATGTTCAAGTCAACGGTGTTCCCTTGGGACCTCTTGCATCCTATAAATTTAGCAATTTAATGGCAAATGCCACTATACATGCAACTTTTAGTCCCAATACCTATACAATAACATTAAATACGATTGGTTCAGGGTCCATTAGTCGTAATTCCTCTGAGCCCTATGTTTATGGGCAAGCTGTTAATTTGACAGCTTCTCCTTCTATAGGCTGGGTTTTTAGCGGTTGGAGTGGAGATGCTTCTGGCAAGTCCAACCCTGAAACAATAATCATGGATTCGAACAAGACTGTAACAGCCACTTTTATTCAGAACGCCTACATCTTAACAGTGAACACGGTTGGCGAGGGGTCAGTTCAACGAAATGCCACTGAACCCTACAGCTACGGGCAGGTAATCAGCCTAACAGCTAACGCTGCATCAGGTTGGGCATTTCAAGGCTGGAGCGGCGACTTAACAGGCAAAACCAACCCTGACACGATAATTATGTATGCAAACAAGACAGTCACAGCAACGTTTGCGCGTCAAAATCTGACTGGGAACACGATAGTATTTACGCAAACCGGGTTGCCCGACGGCACCGCTTGGAGTGTTAAATTCAACAACATAAAAATAACCTCTACGCAATCAACAATTACTTTCGATAACATAACTAAGGGAACCTACTGCTGGGCTATTCAAACACCAATCGCGGGGACCACCGGAGTAAGATATGTTACAAAAGCCACATGCGGAATAATGACCGTTCCACTGCAAACATCCAAAAACGTCACCTTCACAACACAATACCAACTCACCATAAATACGGTAGGTCTTGCATCAAATCACCACACAACCATTTGGCTCTGCAGAAACATTCGAGGCACCGCATCAAACAACGTGCCCTTCATAATGTGGTTTAACGCTGGCGACCACACCGGAAGCATCGGTGCTAGCGCATTAATCGCCGACTCATGCACCAAAAGCAAGTTTACCTCCTGGAACAACACAGTTGACTCCAATCCACATCCCTCAATCACCATGAACTCGCCAGTAACCCTCACCGCAAACTATGACACAAAAGTAAAAGTCACCTTCAAAGTGACGGGTGTTCCTGTATTCTTCAGGGGACCTGTCGTCAACATCGACGGCTATGACTACACGAGGTTTCAGTTACCCTCAACCTTCTGGTGGAGTCTAAGTTCAAATCACACGTTCCAATACTACTCACCGCTAAGCGTAAACTGCAATATTCAAAGCATTTGGGTATCAACCTGCGGTTTATCAACTCAACAAGCAGCCACAGTTACTCTAAACAATGCAGGTGTAATAACCGCCAACTACTGCTTTAAGTGTACTTAG
- a CDS encoding NADH-quinone oxidoreductase subunit B family protein: protein MPEDFRFKDEELEVTGAELKHKIDKVFGRSLAIRELDTGSDNSVEIELNNLSTAYYDVERFGVTFVASPRHADVLIVTGAITRNMEGAAKKTWEATPSPKYVVAVGDDACGNGILNDSYAVLGGADKVFSVDFRIPGNPPSPKQIIKGLLAFMQKIERQTENKKSLDNAKHQKIGNLTLQDQK, encoded by the coding sequence ATGCCTGAAGATTTTAGATTCAAAGATGAGGAATTAGAGGTGACTGGCGCAGAATTGAAGCATAAAATCGACAAGGTTTTCGGCAGAAGCCTAGCCATCCGCGAACTCGATACGGGCAGCGATAACTCCGTGGAGATTGAACTAAATAATCTATCAACAGCCTACTATGATGTGGAACGTTTCGGGGTGACATTTGTTGCCTCCCCCAGGCATGCAGATGTTCTCATAGTTACGGGAGCAATCACACGTAACATGGAAGGGGCAGCAAAGAAAACCTGGGAGGCAACGCCGTCGCCCAAATATGTGGTTGCCGTAGGCGATGATGCATGCGGAAACGGAATCCTAAACGACTCTTACGCGGTATTAGGCGGAGCAGACAAGGTTTTTAGCGTGGACTTCAGAATTCCTGGAAATCCGCCGTCTCCCAAGCAAATTATCAAAGGACTACTTGCATTCATGCAGAAGATAGAAAGACAAACGGAAAATAAAAAATCCCTCGATAATGCAAAGCACCAAAAAATAGGAAATTTGACCCTCCAAGACCAAAAATGA